In Lycium ferocissimum isolate CSIRO_LF1 chromosome 11, AGI_CSIRO_Lferr_CH_V1, whole genome shotgun sequence, a single genomic region encodes these proteins:
- the LOC132038519 gene encoding uncharacterized protein LOC132038519 has protein sequence MSLFWDYHGTHGHQTADCRHLRDEVVRLLKDSHLREFLSDRAKDNYGKNKDLVKQEVQTEPRHVINMITDKPMQTEAISPVKKDELLGINRQRALKSKQKNVFSVDDKREGEISPRYDDLIISAMVNNCIVTGLAIVPTIVENIIQWGVIEQLAMIGELEPSVEEIGEVAGPGKIAKGFVELLIVTGGCERNTKFRIINGGMDFKVLLRRP, from the coding sequence ATGAGCTTATTTTGGGATTATCATGGAACCCATGGTCATCAGACCGCTGACTGTAGGCACCTCAGGGACGAGGTTGTACGGTTGTTAAAAGACAGTCATTTAAGAGAATTCTTAAGTGACAGAGCTAAGGATAATTATGGAAAGAATAAGGACTTAGTCAAGCAAGAGGTTCAGACCGAACCACGCCATGTGATCAATATGATAACTGACAAACCCATGCAAACCGAGGCAATTTCCCCGGTTAAAAAGGATGAGTTGCTAGGAATAAACAGACAGAGAGCTCTGAAGTCTAAGCAGAAAAATGTGTTCTCGGTGGACGATAAAAGAGAGGGAGAGATCTCACCCcgttatgatgatttgataatttCAGCTATGGTTAATAATTGTATAGTTACAGGCCTCGCAATCGTTCCGACGATTGTAGAGAATATTATTCAATGGGGAGTCATCGAACAGTTGGCAATGATAGGTGAACTAGAACCATCCGTAGAGGAAATCGGAGAAGTAGCTGGGCCTGGAAAAATTGCAAAGGGGTTTGTAGAATTATTGATTGTTACAGGAGGCTGTGAGAGGAATACGAAGTTTCGAATAATAAATGGTGGCATGGATTTTAAGGTTTTATTACGAAGGCCTTAG